In Paenibacillus xylanilyticus, the genomic window CGAGACGAATGGATTACGTTAAAATAACAAGTAATGGGTTGTATATGTTAGAGACATGGAGTTGCATAAATGAAGGAGGAATTTCAGATGAGTGAAGTAAGACAAAAAGCCAACAAAGCTCAATCGTCTGTTCCACAGTTGAACCGTTTGAGTACAGACCAGAAAAATAAAGCCTTGCTTGCCATGGCGGATGCGCTTATTACGGAATCGGAATCCATTATTACCGCCAATGCAGAAGATCTCGAACGTGGCAGAGACCAAGGGACGCCAGAATCCATGCTTGATCGTCTCGCTTTGAACAACGAGCGTATCGCGGGAATTGCAGAGGGATTGCGTCAGATTGTTGAACTCCCAGATCCTGTTGGTGAAGTACTGGAATCATTCACGCGTCCAGATGGACTCCACATTGAAAAATTAAGGGTGCCGATTGGCCTGATTGGCATTATCTATGAGGCCCGTCCTAACGTTACGGTTGATGCAGCAGGGCTATGCCTCAAGACCGGCAATGCCGTTCTGCTGCGCGGGGGTTCTTCTGCCCTCTCTTCCAATCGTCGTATTGTAGAAGTACTCCATCAGGCACTAGCCAAAACAGACCTGCCGCCGGATGCGCTGCAGCTCGTGGAAGACGCTAACCGCTCTTCCGTCGATGAAATGCTCAAGTTGAATGGACTACTGGACGTCATTATTCCAAGAGGCGGTGCTTCACTGATTCGCAACGTGGTGGCCAATGCAACGGTACCCGTTATCGAAACAGGCGCAGGCATTTGCCATACGTATGTGGATGAAACGGCGGATCCCGTCATGGCAGCAGAAATTGCGATCAACGCAAAAGCACAGCGCCCATCCGTATGTAATTCCATGGAAACCCTGCTGCTTCATGCTGCTTATGCAGAACAGCATTTGCCTGCCTTGGCCGAACAATTCCGTGAGGCAAACGTTGTGTTGAAGGGTTGTGACACGACTCGTCGTCTGGTCCCTACTGCACTTCCCGTTACAGAAGAAGACTACGGTACAGAGTATAATGACTATATTTTGAATATACGAGTTGTGCAGGGTCTGGAAGAAGCCATGGAGCATATTGCAGCTTATGGTACCAAACATTCCGAATGCATCGTTACCCGTGATACAGCTAATGCCGAACGCTTTTTGCATGATGTGGATGCTGCCGCAGTTTATCACAATGCTTCCACACGCTTCACGGACGGATTCGAGTTCGGTTATGGAGCCGAAATAGGAATTAGCACACAGAAGCTGCATGCTCGTGGTCCAATGGGACTGCCTGCCCTTACTTCTACCAAATACCGCGTTACCGGCAATGGACAAATTCGGCAATAATATCGCAGCTACAGCCATATAGGAGGAACGATAACCATGAGTCAAGAACAACAGACGTTATTACAACAAAAGATTACTTTCCACGGAGCAGGTGCCATGGCAGAAGCCATTGTGCGCGGACTGATCTCCCGCCTCGTTGTACGCCCGCAGGATATTACGATGCTGAACCGGAGCAACCAGAAACGTCAGGAAGAGCTGAGTACTCGTTATGCCGTTCGTACAGGAACAGCCTCCCAATCATCAGAAGTGCTCTCCGCTTCTCCCGTTATTGTACTTGCCATGAAACCAAAAGACGCTGCGGCAGCTCTTCGTGAGCTTGGTCCCCTCCTGTCACCGGACCAGCTTATCGTCTCTGTCATCGCCGGATTATCCATCCGCACGATGCAGACCCTGCTCGGCCGCAAACAACCGATCGCTCGATCCATGCCGAATACATCCAGTACGATTGGACTTGGTGCAACAGGACTTGCCTTCTCCGCCGAAATTACCGATGAGCAGCGCAGTACGGTCATGACGATGTTTGAAGCGGTAGGCATTGTCACCATTGTTCCGGAAGAGAAACTGGAAGTGCTCACGGGTATTTCCGGAAGCGGCCCGGCTTATGTATACTATTTGATGGAAGCCATGATTGCGGCGGGGATCCGCGGCGGGCTGTCCAGCCAGCAATCCCGCGACCTGACTGTTCAGACTGTACTTGGTGCGGCGAGAATGGTTCAGCAAACGGGAGCGGAGCCCATGAAGCTTCGCAGTGATGTGACCTCACCTGGAGGCGCCACACAGGCAGCACTCAAAACACTGGATGAGGGCGATTTCTTCGAAAATGTGATTGCAGCCGTCAACCGCTGCGCAGAGCGCTCACGGGAGATGGGAGCTGCTTTGGAAGGAGATTTAAAATGAACAACATGTGTACTGCCACATATCGTCTGCATGATGATCGTGCAGATTTTCGCAAAAAGGCTGAATCCATTGCGGTCGGCATGACTGTTGGCAGTTGGACTGAATTGCCGCAAGCCAAGCGTGAAGCCATGCAGAAACATCTTGGCGAAGTGATAAGCGTAGAGGTACATGAACATGAGGGCATGGCTCCAGGAGAACGATATGCAGATATTACAATCGGATATCCGGATGTAAACTTCAGCCGCGATATTCCGGCTCTACTCGTCACCGTCTTCGGCAAAATTTCGATGGATGGCCGGATCAAGCTGACAAGACTGGGCTTCTCGGACGGATTCCTGAGTGCATTCCCTGGTCCGAAATTTGGACTGAATGGGGTTCGTGACCTGCTTGGTGTTCATGATCGTCCTTTGTTAATGAGCATCTTCAAATCGGTCATTGGTCTGGATGCAGATGAGCTGCGCGAACAGTTTATTCGTCAGGCTCTTGGCGGAGTTGATCTGATCAAGGATGACGAAATTCTGTTTGAAAATAAGCTGACACCTATTGAGAAAAGAGTCGAGGTTTGCATGAAGGCTGCGGAGCAGGCCCGCCAGGAGACTGGCAAGAAATTGCTGTATGCGGCCAACCTGACCGGCCCAACTTCGCGCTTGAAGAAGCAGGCTGAACGAGCGATTGATGCGGGTGCCAATGCCCTGTTGTTTAACGTTTTGTCGTACGGATATGACGTTCTGCACGAGCTTACAAGTGATCCGGACATTAATGTGCCAATCATGGCGCATCCCGCCCTTGCTGGCGCACTGTACCCTTCACCGCATTACGGAATATCCGCTTCGGTGCTGCTGGGTCAACTGATGCGTCTTGCCGGAGCGGATCTCGTTCTCTTCCCTTCGCCTTACGGATCGGTGACTATGCCAAAAGAAGAAAATATGGCCATTACGGAGCAGCTGCTCTCCAAAGAGCTCCCGGTCAGAACCAGCATGCCGGTTCCATCCGCTGGGATTCATCCAGGTCTTGTGCCCTTAATTCTCCGTGATTTTGGCACGGATGTTATCGTGAATGCCGGTGGAGGTATCCACGGACATCCAATGGGTACTGAGGCAGGTGGGCGTGCATTCTTGCAAGCTATTGAGGCGGCACAGCGTGGAATTCCGCTCGCAGAGTATGCATCTGAGCACCCCGAGTTGAAAAGTGCCCTGGACCTGTGGGGTGGAGAACGATGAGAAGTGACAAGAAAACGGTCATATTCTGTGATTTTGATGGCACGATTACCCTTTCGGACAATATTGTCGCGATCATGAAGCACTTTAAGCCTGAAGGTTTTGAGGCGATCATGAAAGATACGGTGGATCAAAACATTACCCTGCGTGAAGGGGTCGGAGCCATGTTTGCTCTGCTGCCTGCATCGCAAAAGGATGAAATTGTTGAATTTGTGCTTGGACAAGCGGGCATCCGCGAGGGATTTGGCGAGTTTCTGGAATATGTTCGGAACGAAGGCATTGAATTCAATGTGACCAGTGGCGGGATGGACTTTTTTATCGAACCACTGCTTGCTCCCTTTAACATTCCACAAGATCACGTCTATTGTAACGGTGCAGACTTTACAGGTGATTTCATTCGCATTGAATGGCCTAATCCATGTCAGCCCCCTTGTGAGAACGGCTGTGGTATGTGCAAAACGACGGTAATCCGCACATTCCCGGAAGAACAATATAATCGCATTCTGATCGGAGACAGTCTAACCGATTTTGAAGGTGCCAAAATTGCCGATCTGGTGTACTCCCGTTCCATCCTGACGGACAAGTGCATAGAACTTGGTGTAGACCATGTGCCCTTTGCTACCTTTTACGATATTATGGAAGACATGAAACAGAAGCAAACACAAGGAGTGCTGTAAAAATGGGGTTTGAGAAGATTACATTGGAACACAAACGTCAGGTGCTGGAGGAACTTGCTGATATTAAAGCCCTCTTTGCCAGCCGCAACTGGTTCCCTGGAACAAGCGGCAACCTGTCGATGCGTGTGGGAGAGTTTGATCCCGAGCAATTTTATTTTGCCGTTACGGCTTCAGGCAAGGATAAATCGCTTCGCACGCCGGAAGATTTCCTGTTTGTGGACAAGCATGGTAAAGCAATCGAAACAACAACCCTGAAACCAAGTGCAGAAACGCTGATTCATTGTGAAATCTATCGTTTGACTGGCTGCGGGGCTGTATTCCATGTACACACTGTATTTAACAACCTGATCAGCGAGTTCTTTGGCGGAGAAGGTCATGTGCCGATCCAAGGCATCGAACTGATCAAAGCTTTTAACATTTGGGAAGAAAATGCCGAGATTCGTGTGCCGGTACTGCCTAACTTTGCTGATATTCCATCCATTGCTGAACTGGTTCCAGGTATGCTTGACTCAAAAGTGCCGGGAATTTTACTGCGCAATCATGGTATTTATGCCTGGGGCAAAGATGCATTTGAAGCCAAAAGGCATCTGGAAGCATTCGAGTTTCTGTTCGAAGTGATGTATCGTCAGCTGCTGCTGAAAGGCATTTCGAAATAGCCATCATTTTCTCACTGTTATTCAGGAGCAAATCAAAAACACGCTATGAGCTGAACAATCAGTCATAGCGTGTTTTTTTTGGGTTTGGTGCTCCTGCTAGCACGGAATTAACCTTAACTTATAATCAATTATCCCGATCCTTGAACAGGAACAGATTAGCCGAATCGTCTTCTTTTCCGTTTAATCCGCTATGGTTCGCAATTGCACGCTGCTTGCCAAAGAGCAGCTTCAATCCGCCAAAAATAAGCAATAGCGAAACAATCACCGTGTTCACATAGGAACGGATTTCATACGTCATAAACAGATTTGGGAACATTTCGTTCAGTTGTGGAATGACAAGCCGGATTGCCAGATAATACACGCCAAGTGCTGCAATTCCGAAACCAATCAGACGCTGATGTCTAGCCCAATCCTTAAATATCGGTTGATCCGTCAGCGGCTCCCGGCCATATCGGCTTGAACACTGCAGCCCATCAAAGAAGCTGTAGAACCAAACCAATGGAATCATGAACAGAAAGACCGATAAATGCAGCAGGTCCAAAATATAAATGCTGCCGAGGAACAGGAACATTAATTGCATTCCTCGCTTCTGAAGGCCCAAATACAAATGACCTGCCCCTGGAAAAGCTGACAAAAGGGTAGCTAACACCTTGCTCCGACGTCCTGATGCTCTGCCCATTTCCAATTCTTCGAACAACGTCCGGTCCTGCAATACTTCCCCTGCCTGCTTTCGATGTGCATGCTGGACAGCGTCAAACATGCAGTAAACCCAAATAACAGGCAGTATAAGCAGAAACATCAGAAAGGTCTCTTCATTGGTAATGGATGCAACAAAGACCATCATCGCGAAGGAACCAAAGAATGCGATCAGAAACGATAGTCCCCGATGCAGCAGCCCCAGATGAAGATGCCCCAGACCAGGGATGAACGACAGTAATATGGTAAAGAAGCGTTCACCTTCACTGCCTTTGCGATACATAGGTTGGCCGTATGTACCCTCAGGAATACCATAGCCATGGGCAGAATGCTGATGCATCTCTTCCCCATCCATTGGCTCCATAACGCCATTTGGATTCGGATAGCCCTGTTCGTACGGACCTCCTGCATATTGACCATATTGAGCCTCGTAGCCCCTGTAATGAGCATTGCGTGCAGAAGGGGTACGCAGCAGAACAATGATGATGTCCAGCATGTTGATGCACCAGAAGAAAAAGGCAGCGAGTGCTCCGAAAATCATGAGATCATTTTCATTTGTAACCACCATCAACATGAAGGCACCAATCAAAGAGCCAAACACAAGTAACGGGTAAATCATCGCCTTAGCGGTTCGACCCCAATAGAGAAAACCAAGACCCGGGATCACATTTAATAAAAATGCAAATATTTTGTTGCGATCTGATTGCACAGTCGTCATCCTTTCTTTTCAGGCAATGCGTATGATTTATGGTTTAGGCTTGAAGTTATCCAGCCAATTGGTGGCGGCTTCCGTCCATTTTTGTGTAAAAGATCCCCGCTGCTCGCCGTCATTGAACTTGTGATAGGGCGCTACCTTATCAAATACTCCGGAGGAGAGAAAGATCAGCGTCAGGCAAGCCGCTACAGCATAATGAAACACCTTGTGCTCCAGCCAGCGTCTGCTTCGTCCTGATCGTGATTTGCGCTTGCTTCCTGACGGGTTCAGATCCGTAATACGCTCCATGATGGAATCGGCAAAGTGGGCCGGGTTCTCCAGTTGTGGCCATGCTTGATGAATCCCCATCGCTTCCAGGTAGTTATCCATGGCTTCCGGATCTTCAATGATAGCCTTTTCCATGGTAACAGCCTGGTCACCGGTAACTCGTCCTTCGATATAGTCCGTCCAGTCCTGTACACTGTACATCTCGTTTTTACTCACGCCACTCATCCTCCTTCCAATGACTTCTGATCCACTGCCGGGCACGGTACAAACGGGATTCCACGGTTTTGACAGCCACCTGGGCATCATGTGCGATCTGCTCATAATTTTTTTCGCTTAAGTAATACGCAGTAATAATGTCCCTATGCTGGGCAGGCAGTTGATTGATTCGTTCACGCAAGGTTTCCTTGCGCTCTTCCCGAACGAGCCGGGCCAAAATATCTTCCTCGCTTCCAGGCAGATTGATTATTCGTTCTTCTCCACCCAGATCTTCACTGCTTCGCCGGCCCAGCTTGCGTTTTGCATCAATGGCTTTGTGAAAGGCAATTCGGGTAAGCCACGTTTTGAAGCCTTCGGAACGGTACTCGGGGAGAGATTTATACATCTGAATGAACGCCTCCTGAGCTGCATCCTGCGCCTCCTGATCGTTCCTGAGTACGGAATATGCCACATGATATACATGCTGGCTGTACTTATCGATCAACAAGCGAAATTTGGATGCATCTCCTTGACGGATTTGTTCGATTAAGCGCGCTTCGTCAATGACTCTCCCCTCCTCTCCACTACAATAGACGACAACGTTCTGGGCTGCCCCTGCATATTTATTTAAATTTTTTAAAAATTCTTATCATAACTGTGCCTGAATAGATGATGAGTTCATCAATCACTTCATTGTAAACATCCTTATTTCCTTCCAGCATCAAAAAACAGGCTCAGAATGTTTCTGGCCTGTTCCTTGATTTTCCTTTGCACTCAGACTAGCGCCCACCGCTGCGAAAACGCTGCGTGTATGCCTTCGCGTCCTGAACATTCTTCACCCGGTTGCGGCTCCACTCCAGCAAGATGCGGTCAATATAGCGGAAATGTACTTTACCGGCAAATACCGCTTCCTTCAGGGCCATCAATATCAGTTCTTCCTGATAACGGTCCTGATCCAGCCAGCTGGAGATTGTTTCGCATTCCATCGGTGAAAGCGGACGACCAAATTCTTTCTCGAAGATGGAAAACATATTACGTTCTTCCTCTTCTATTTGAACACTGTTCGAATTAAGACGTGCTGTCATGCTCATTTGCTGCTGCCTTGCGGCTGCTGCATCTTCAGCAACACATGTTGCGAGTTTGGCATACAATCCATGCAGATCGTAACGCTCATACTGAATATCCCGCTCTTCGTCCCGATGCTCATCAATGGATATATATCCATCCCGCATTAACCGCTGGAGCATTCTGGCGATGCCTTCGGGGGCAAGTCCCATTCGTCCCGCGAGCTCTTCCAGGGTAGGAAACTCATTGAATTCTGCCTGACGGTAGCCGAGCAATTGAATCAGCAGAAGCACTTCGGCATCTGATAATCCGAGTTGGTGATAAAAACGCAACAAAGCATACGGGAGCTGTGCTGTCCCAGACGTTAACCCGTAAGCTACGCCACTGAGCCACGCTTTGGAGCCGGTTTCTTCCATAGTCTCGCGATTAATCATTAAGGGTACAGACGGTAGAGCATACGCGGGAATGCAATTGTCTCACGTACATGATCCAACCCGCAGATCCATGCTACTGTCCGCTCCAATCCCAGACCGAATCCGGAGTGAGGTACCGATCCGTATTTACGCAGATCCAGGTACCATTGATACGCCTCGTCAGACAGCTTGTGCTCTTCAAAGCGCTGCTGCATCAACTCGGGATCATCGATACGTTGGGATCCGCCAATGATTTCACCGTAACCCTCAGGTGCGATCATGTCCGCGCAGAGAACCACTTCTGGGCGATTCGGGTCCGGTTTCATGTAAAATGCCTTAATGCCAGCCGGGTAATGCGTAATGAATACAGGCGTATTATACTTCTCCGCAATCGCTGTCTCGTGAGGAGCACCGAAATCTTCTCCCCAAGGAATATCGAAGCCTTGTCCATTCAAGAACTCAATCGCCTCATCATACGTAATACGCGGGAATGGAGCTACGATTCCTTCTAGTTTGGATACGTCACGTCCGATGGATTCCAGTTCGGCACGGCAGTTTTTCACGACAGATTGAACCACGTGTGCAATAAATTTCTCTTGTACTCGCAAGCTTTCTTCGTGATCCACAAACGCCATTTCCGGCTCAATCATCCAGAACTCGATCAGATGGCGGCGAGTTTTGGATTTCTCGGCACGGAATGTTGGTCCGAAGGAATATACTTTACCCAGCGCCATTGCCGCAGCTTCCATGTACAATTGACCACTTTGAGTAAGATAAGCATCCTCATCAAAGTATTTGATGTGGAACAGGTTAGTGGTTCCCTCAGCGGATGAAGGTGTCAGAATCGGAGGGTCAACCTGAGTGAATCCGTTACCATCAAAAAACTGCTGAACAGCACGAATAATCTCTGCACGAATCACCATCACAGCACGCTGCTTCGTAGAACGCAGCCATAGATGACGATGATCCATCAAGAAATCCACACCATGCTCTTTCGGTGTAATCGGATAGTTTTCAGTCAAATGAATGATCTCCACGCCCGTAACCGTCATTTCATATCCGGATGCGCTGCGCGGTTCTTCACGAATAATTCCCGTTACATACAAGGAACTTTCTTGCGTGAGGCTTTTGGCATCATTCCATACCTCTTCGCTAACTTCACTCTTTACGACAACCCCTTGAATATATCCGGTTCCATCGCGCAGCTGCAAAAATTGAATTTTACCGCTGGAACGTTTGTTATTAATCCAGGCACCGATCTTCACGGTTTCGCCCACATGCTCATTCACATTACGAATTACACAATCCGTACTCATGCCCATATCTCCCCTTGGTTCCTAAATTTGAAAATGCAGCGGGCAGGCCTCAGCCTGTCCCCTGCACTTCCTTGACATGCTATATTCACTTTACAATTAGATTACTTAGAATTCAATACGATTCGGTGTGTATCACGTGCAATCACCAATTCTTCATTGGTAGGTACAACGAGAACCTCAACCTTGGAGTTTGCTGTTGTGATTCGGCGTGGTTCGCCGGAACGGATGGCATTAAGAGCTTCATCCACTTCCACACCCAGGTAAGTCAGCTGTTCGCATACTTTTTGACGAAGAACGACGGAGTTCTCGCCCACACCTGCTGTAAATACAATCACATCCACACCGTTCATTGCTGCTGCATACGAACCGATGTATTTACGCAAACGATATTCGTACATTTCGAATGCAAGGGTGGAGTTCGCATCACCGTTCTCCATTCCTTCCGTAATCTCACGCATGTCACTGCTGATGCCCGAGATGGCAAGCAGTCCGCTATGTTTGTTCAACATGGAGTTCACTTCGCTTACGCTCAGTTCTTCCTTGTTCATTACGTAAGGCACGATCGCCGGGTCAAGGTCACCACTGCGCGTTCCCATCATCAGACCTTCAAGCGGAGTCATACCCATGGATGTATCTACGGATACGCCACCTTTTACTGCCGTTACGCTACCACCATTACCAACGTGGCAAGTGATGATTTTGAGATCTTCTACTGGACGGCCTACATACTCAGCTGCAGTCTTGCTTACGTAGTCATGGGAAGTACCATGGGCACCGTAACGACGCACTTTGTATTTTTTGTACAGTACACGCGGAATCGCGTAAAGATATGCTTTCTCAGGCATCGTCTGATGGAATGCTGTATCAAATACCATGACCTGAGGTACACCTGGCATATTAAGCTCAGCCGCACGAATACCCATCATTGCTGCTGGGTTGTGAAGTGGTGCCAAATCGAACAAGCGGCGAATTTCAGCCTTCGCTGCATCGTCAACGAGTGCGGATTCCTTAAAGGCTTCCCCGCCGTGAACGACACGGTGTCCAACAGCCTGAATCTCATCGACTGAACCAAGCACGCCATTTTCTTTATCTGTCAAAATATCGATAACTTTACGAATTGCCGTAGTATGCTCCAAAATTTCACTGACTTCAGTAACATCCTCACGGCCAGTCGGTTTGTGCGTAAGAATGGAGGAATCCATCCCGATCCGTTCAACCAGTCCTTTAGCGAGTACGGACTCATCTGTCATGTCATACAATTGATATTTAAGCGAGGAGCTCCCCGCGTTGATTACGAGTATTTTCACAGCCGGTCACCATCCTTGTCGTACTTGAAGAATCCTTCGCCCGTCTTAACACCAAGATGTCCTGCACGTACCATTTTCTTCAATACAGTAGAAGGACGATATTTGAGCTCTCCGAATTCACGGAACATTCTTTCTAGTGCAGCTTCAACGGAGTCCAATCCGAAACGGTCAGCCATTTCAAGCGGGCCATGCTGGAAGTTGTATCCGATACGCATTGCATCATCAATATCTTCAGCAGAAGCAACGCCTTCTTGAAGAACATGAAGAGCTTCATTGATCAGCAAGCAGATCAGTCTGGACGTAACGAATCCAGGGGATTCATAGATCATTACACCTTTTTTGTCTACAACCTCTTCCACAAATCTTCTTGTTTCATCGAAAGTGGAATCCGATGTTTTCAAACCACGAATAATTTCTACAAGGTCAACCCGGGAAACCGGGTGAATAAAGTGCATACCAATAACACGCTCTGGGTATTTGGTCGAGCTTGCAAGCTCGGTCAAACTCAGCGTGGATGTGTTACTTGCAAGAATAACGTTGCTTGGACAAACCTGATCCAATTGGCTAAATACCGCCTTTTTGGCTTCCAGGTCTTCCGAGATCGTTTCGATAACCATATCGCATGATCCCAGTTCTGCCAGATGAGCTACTTTGGTAATACGGGATAAAATCAATTTTTTCTCGGCTTTGGTAATAGCCCATTTCTCTAATTGCTTATCGAGGTTTGTTTCAATCATGTCATATGCATGGTTAAGCTTCTCCGCTGTGTGCTCCACCAGAAGCACATCAAGTCCTTTGGCTGCAAGCATTTGGGAAATGCCTTGTCCCATGGTGCCGCCGCCGACAACTCCTATTTTTTTAAAAAACATGGTTCTGCTCCATCCTTTCGGTTCTCTATTTCTCTATTGTACCCTGTTCGCCGAAAATTACAAATTTCGACCCAACATATAATAATATCTTAGCACGAGTGAAAAGTAAAAAAAAATAACCGGCATAAATAAATTATGCCGGTAAAAGGGCGCTGTCACGAAATTGACAACGAAATTGCTCCCCAGACAAAACTTCTTCTCTCATCAGCGTATCTAATGAATTGTCGAAAATTGTCCGTTGTTCTTCGAGCAGACGTTTGGTCTGATCCATCAGATCCTGCAGAATCATTTTATTTTCGCGCATGAGCTCTTCTGTTGTAACCATATCCATGTTTACAATACCAAGCGAGGTCAAACCGGAAGCCATCATGGTCTGTACAACATTGGTCGCCTGTTCAAAGTCATTGCGTGAACCGGTACTGCGACCGCCATAGTACATTTCTTCGGCTGCTGCACCGCCAAGTGCAATCATGATCTGTTCTTCCAGAAAGCGCTTGGTGTATAGGAATTGCTCCTGCTGCGGATTGTGACGTACATAACCGAGTGCCTGTCCACGCGGGCTGAGAGCAACCTGGCTTACGCTGCCAGGACGTACAAGCTCTGCCATGATGGCATGTCCCAATTCGTGAATGGCTACACGTTTTTTCTCTTCAACACTGGATTCACGATCTGTCTTCTCACCCATCATGACTTTATCAATCGCCAGAGACAAGTGACGCTGTTCAATATTGAGCAGTCCATCTCTCATGGCGTAGATTGCTGCTTCATTCATTACACTTTCCAGCTGTGCACCTGAGAAGCCGTAGGATTCCTCTGCTGTTTTCTCCAGGCTTACACCCTCCATAAGAGGTTTATTTACCGCGTGGAGCTCTAGAATATGTTTTCTGCCTTTCTTGTCAGGCAGGTCCACCTGAATATGACGGTCAAAACGTCCCGGACGAGTTAAGGCGCTGTCCAGCATTTCTTTACGGTTTGTTGCTGCAATAACTAGAATGCGAGGTGTATCGGATGTATAAATTCCGTCCATTTCCGTCAACAGCTGATTGAGCGTCTGGTCATACTCACGCTGCTGCCCGCCTTCACGCTTACCACCAATAACATCAATCTCATCGATAAAGATAATGGCGTTCTCTTTGTTCTCTTTGGCTGCACGTGTTCTGGCATCACGAAACAAATCACGGATTCTTCCTGCACCTACGCCGACGTACATTTCTACAAACTCACTGCCTGAAGCGGCAACGAATACGGAATCGGTATAATGCGCAGCTGCTTTAGCCATCAGGGTTTTCCCTGTTCCCGGAGGGCCTGTAAGCAGGATCCCCTTCAATGGGCGAATCCCGAACTTCTGAATTTCTTCATGCTTGATGAGAAAATCTAGAGCTTCCCGGAGCTCCTGCTTGGCACTATCCTGGCCGCCAATTTCTTCAAACGTCAGCTTGGTAGGTCCTTTTTTCTTACGCTTACGTTCCTGCCCCGCTCCGACCGTAATGCCACCACGCATCTGCATCATAAGCAGCAATCCGCCCACAACCGCAGCTGCGATCAGAATCGGAAAGATATTCACACCAATAAAAGCGAGAAAGATAATCAACACGGGGACAAAACCAATGGCAACTTCCTTCGTCCATTTAGGCATTAGGCCACACTCCTATCTGGCCGGGTACACGCGGCAGAATAATAAACTTGCTGGCATCTCCGTCTCTAAGACTTACATATACGTTATTGTCATCCATGGCTGTATTCACTTGAATACCATTGGTTGCCATCTTGGATAATGTTGGTGTAATTTCGGTGTACTGCTTGTTCTCCATCGCCTGAGCAACGGTAAACATCGCATCGCCCCACCAGTTCTCCAGGGCTTCATTCGAATGATCAACGACATCAAGTTTCAATGAGCGCGAGCCGATCAGGGTCTGTCCTTCTTTCTGAATATATTGAACCAATCTGCCCAAATCTACATTTGGCTGCAAATCAAGTTTCAATTGTACATCATTGCGGTTAATAGTTAACTGAACATCATTAACCCCTTCATACTGGGTTACCATTTTTTCAATCGGATTCTGCATGGCCACCTGACGATACACAAACCAACCTCCAAACAACACAACGGCTGAAATGACGGCAGTTAAAGCAATAGGCAA contains:
- a CDS encoding glutamate-5-semialdehyde dehydrogenase, with translation MSEVRQKANKAQSSVPQLNRLSTDQKNKALLAMADALITESESIITANAEDLERGRDQGTPESMLDRLALNNERIAGIAEGLRQIVELPDPVGEVLESFTRPDGLHIEKLRVPIGLIGIIYEARPNVTVDAAGLCLKTGNAVLLRGGSSALSSNRRIVEVLHQALAKTDLPPDALQLVEDANRSSVDEMLKLNGLLDVIIPRGGASLIRNVVANATVPVIETGAGICHTYVDETADPVMAAEIAINAKAQRPSVCNSMETLLLHAAYAEQHLPALAEQFREANVVLKGCDTTRRLVPTALPVTEEDYGTEYNDYILNIRVVQGLEEAMEHIAAYGTKHSECIVTRDTANAERFLHDVDAAAVYHNASTRFTDGFEFGYGAEIGISTQKLHARGPMGLPALTSTKYRVTGNGQIRQ
- the proC gene encoding pyrroline-5-carboxylate reductase, producing the protein MSQEQQTLLQQKITFHGAGAMAEAIVRGLISRLVVRPQDITMLNRSNQKRQEELSTRYAVRTGTASQSSEVLSASPVIVLAMKPKDAAAALRELGPLLSPDQLIVSVIAGLSIRTMQTLLGRKQPIARSMPNTSSTIGLGATGLAFSAEITDEQRSTVMTMFEAVGIVTIVPEEKLEVLTGISGSGPAYVYYLMEAMIAAGIRGGLSSQQSRDLTVQTVLGAARMVQQTGAEPMKLRSDVTSPGGATQAALKTLDEGDFFENVIAAVNRCAERSREMGAALEGDLK
- a CDS encoding 2,3-diketo-5-methylthiopentyl-1-phosphate enolase is translated as MNNMCTATYRLHDDRADFRKKAESIAVGMTVGSWTELPQAKREAMQKHLGEVISVEVHEHEGMAPGERYADITIGYPDVNFSRDIPALLVTVFGKISMDGRIKLTRLGFSDGFLSAFPGPKFGLNGVRDLLGVHDRPLLMSIFKSVIGLDADELREQFIRQALGGVDLIKDDEILFENKLTPIEKRVEVCMKAAEQARQETGKKLLYAANLTGPTSRLKKQAERAIDAGANALLFNVLSYGYDVLHELTSDPDINVPIMAHPALAGALYPSPHYGISASVLLGQLMRLAGADLVLFPSPYGSVTMPKEENMAITEQLLSKELPVRTSMPVPSAGIHPGLVPLILRDFGTDVIVNAGGGIHGHPMGTEAGGRAFLQAIEAAQRGIPLAEYASEHPELKSALDLWGGER
- a CDS encoding 2-hydroxy-3-keto-5-methylthiopentenyl-1-phosphate phosphatase, whose amino-acid sequence is MRSDKKTVIFCDFDGTITLSDNIVAIMKHFKPEGFEAIMKDTVDQNITLREGVGAMFALLPASQKDEIVEFVLGQAGIREGFGEFLEYVRNEGIEFNVTSGGMDFFIEPLLAPFNIPQDHVYCNGADFTGDFIRIEWPNPCQPPCENGCGMCKTTVIRTFPEEQYNRILIGDSLTDFEGAKIADLVYSRSILTDKCIELGVDHVPFATFYDIMEDMKQKQTQGVL
- a CDS encoding methylthioribulose 1-phosphate dehydratase encodes the protein MGFEKITLEHKRQVLEELADIKALFASRNWFPGTSGNLSMRVGEFDPEQFYFAVTASGKDKSLRTPEDFLFVDKHGKAIETTTLKPSAETLIHCEIYRLTGCGAVFHVHTVFNNLISEFFGGEGHVPIQGIELIKAFNIWEENAEIRVPVLPNFADIPSIAELVPGMLDSKVPGILLRNHGIYAWGKDAFEAKRHLEAFEFLFEVMYRQLLLKGISK
- a CDS encoding multi-tm2 domain protein, whose product is MTTVQSDRNKIFAFLLNVIPGLGFLYWGRTAKAMIYPLLVFGSLIGAFMLMVVTNENDLMIFGALAAFFFWCINMLDIIIVLLRTPSARNAHYRGYEAQYGQYAGGPYEQGYPNPNGVMEPMDGEEMHQHSAHGYGIPEGTYGQPMYRKGSEGERFFTILLSFIPGLGHLHLGLLHRGLSFLIAFFGSFAMMVFVASITNEETFLMFLLILPVIWVYCMFDAVQHAHRKQAGEVLQDRTLFEELEMGRASGRRSKVLATLLSAFPGAGHLYLGLQKRGMQLMFLFLGSIYILDLLHLSVFLFMIPLVWFYSFFDGLQCSSRYGREPLTDQPIFKDWARHQRLIGFGIAALGVYYLAIRLVIPQLNEMFPNLFMTYEIRSYVNTVIVSLLLIFGGLKLLFGKQRAIANHSGLNGKEDDSANLFLFKDRDN